From Bacillus sp. Bos-x628, the proteins below share one genomic window:
- a CDS encoding efflux RND transporter permease subunit yields MIKAFLKRGKLVFILFFIVLIVGGYLFTQLPKRELPEFQANIVTISTVFPGADAKKVETDVTNKLESAISDVNGVEKTSSVSAIGFSNIVVKIDDQADFQKVASQIKNEITNVSFPDGVMEPDVKDEFGQVPVGSYMLVASKTSDLMKSQEALRSLKEKVEDIKGVDGVVIKGFNEKQAILNVDSNKLANEGLNVNDVINAINQEFVTSPLGDIRTSGEKVKLSIDAYDRLDQVKKVELFSKTNRETVPISQLGTLKEVEKEKNDIVSYNGKPAYSFTVNIKPGLDIPKMYDKVSNVIEKEKQLPNGVEWVNYYSQKSEVNKIFNDLIKEAIIAVIAVIVVTTLGLTIGGAFIVSLAIPLSITIGTIPLPFLQVDLNQISIIGFIIALGILVDDAIVVNDNILRQMKKYESPLKGTIAGVKEVAGSILTSTLAVVFAFLPLVFLSGANGSFIRALPSVLVTTVLASMVISLTLVPVYQYTVNRRRKDKTVQKEPGFLGKPFKKLADFYADRMLTKIVKRPLLIGLTGLFVATFAFLLIFVTPFEFFPAAHKKEVVVTVTLPSETTLEKTNKTLEKIEQEIKQQKGIEETAIFAGGGLPNLFNESISNASDHTGQVVVRVDNDQMTSTALIDRMTEPLREKFKDAEIFMKTIVQGPPTGAPVTVSIAGDQFSKLIDVKEKLTKEMKENGASLITDNVNQPVKTISFELNRNRMAEDGLSAQFVSRQLGLVTEGIPIGTFKQGTDDIDLLVKQEMSTHQNGMKLNEMKVPVNANGGAVPSLEPLSRYVKEKETEQYESIPHENGIPTITIKAYPGTSDTFKDDMKDAVSKVEKSDVSQGITISQGGENDDQTQFFIEISLLFGVVLLLIYVTIAFQFNSLILPLLVLGTVYLAISGAIIGLFVTQTPFSFMATMGIVSLAGIVVRNAVVLFEFIEQRRKLGLDQHTAVIEAGRARMRPILLTAFTALVALMPIALSDDPLFKPLAICIVSGVFFSTVLTLLIVPALYVTVSKRR; encoded by the coding sequence ATGATTAAAGCTTTTTTAAAAAGAGGAAAGCTTGTTTTTATTTTATTTTTTATCGTTCTCATTGTAGGCGGTTACTTGTTCACACAGCTTCCTAAACGAGAACTCCCTGAATTCCAAGCGAATATCGTCACCATTTCAACCGTTTTTCCTGGTGCAGATGCGAAAAAGGTGGAAACAGATGTAACTAATAAGCTTGAATCAGCTATATCTGATGTCAATGGTGTGGAGAAAACGAGTTCTGTATCTGCAATTGGCTTTTCCAATATTGTGGTGAAAATTGATGATCAAGCAGATTTTCAAAAGGTTGCAAGTCAAATTAAAAATGAAATCACAAATGTTTCTTTTCCTGACGGCGTCATGGAACCAGATGTGAAGGATGAATTTGGTCAGGTTCCAGTTGGTTCATATATGCTGGTAGCAAGCAAAACATCCGACTTAATGAAAAGTCAGGAAGCACTGCGTTCACTAAAGGAAAAAGTAGAAGACATCAAAGGTGTTGACGGTGTTGTTATCAAAGGTTTCAATGAAAAGCAAGCTATATTGAATGTTGACTCCAATAAGTTAGCAAATGAAGGTTTAAATGTTAACGATGTCATCAATGCCATCAATCAGGAATTTGTCACGTCTCCTTTAGGTGACATTCGCACATCTGGAGAAAAGGTGAAGCTATCAATTGATGCCTATGATCGTTTAGATCAAGTGAAAAAGGTTGAGCTTTTCTCAAAAACGAATCGAGAGACTGTGCCTATTAGCCAGCTTGGCACTTTAAAAGAAGTGGAGAAAGAGAAAAATGATATTGTTTCGTATAATGGTAAACCAGCATATTCGTTTACTGTCAATATAAAACCAGGTCTTGATATCCCTAAGATGTATGACAAAGTAAGTAACGTCATTGAAAAAGAGAAGCAGCTACCAAATGGCGTTGAGTGGGTAAACTACTATTCGCAAAAAAGCGAAGTAAATAAGATCTTTAACGATTTAATCAAAGAAGCCATCATTGCCGTCATTGCTGTTATCGTTGTGACGACACTTGGGCTGACAATTGGCGGTGCGTTTATCGTTTCTCTAGCCATCCCATTATCGATTACCATCGGGACGATTCCACTTCCATTTTTACAAGTTGACCTCAATCAAATCTCCATCATTGGCTTCATTATTGCATTAGGAATACTCGTTGATGATGCCATTGTTGTCAACGATAATATTTTGAGGCAGATGAAAAAATACGAAAGTCCGCTAAAGGGCACCATTGCGGGAGTAAAAGAGGTTGCTGGGTCCATTTTAACATCGACACTTGCCGTCGTATTTGCCTTCTTACCGCTCGTTTTCCTATCAGGTGCGAACGGTTCATTTATTCGTGCATTACCTTCCGTTCTTGTGACGACTGTGCTTGCATCTATGGTCATCTCGCTGACGCTTGTTCCAGTCTATCAATATACAGTCAACAGGAGAAGAAAGGACAAGACGGTTCAAAAGGAACCAGGATTTTTAGGAAAACCATTCAAAAAACTAGCAGATTTTTATGCGGATCGCATGCTGACAAAGATCGTCAAACGACCGCTTCTTATCGGATTAACGGGTCTATTCGTTGCGACATTTGCATTTTTACTGATATTCGTCACTCCATTTGAATTTTTCCCTGCTGCTCATAAAAAAGAAGTGGTCGTTACGGTCACACTTCCAAGTGAAACGACTTTAGAGAAAACAAATAAAACACTTGAGAAAATTGAACAAGAAATCAAACAGCAAAAAGGAATCGAAGAGACCGCAATATTTGCAGGTGGCGGACTGCCGAACTTATTTAATGAAAGCATCTCAAATGCGAGTGACCATACAGGCCAAGTTGTGGTGAGAGTAGACAATGATCAGATGACAAGTACAGCGCTGATCGACCGTATGACAGAGCCTTTACGAGAGAAATTTAAAGATGCTGAAATCTTTATGAAAACCATTGTTCAAGGACCACCAACAGGGGCGCCAGTGACCGTATCTATAGCGGGTGATCAATTTTCAAAACTGATTGATGTGAAAGAAAAGCTGACAAAAGAAATGAAGGAAAATGGTGCTAGTCTGATCACTGACAATGTCAATCAACCAGTGAAAACCATATCATTTGAATTAAACCGTAACCGAATGGCAGAAGACGGTTTAAGCGCTCAGTTTGTGAGCAGACAGTTAGGTCTTGTGACCGAAGGAATCCCAATAGGTACCTTTAAACAAGGAACAGATGACATAGATCTATTGGTTAAACAGGAGATGAGCACACATCAAAATGGTATGAAACTGAATGAAATGAAAGTACCTGTCAATGCAAATGGTGGCGCTGTGCCGTCTCTTGAACCACTAAGTCGTTATGTGAAAGAAAAAGAAACGGAGCAATACGAGAGCATTCCTCATGAGAATGGTATCCCAACGATTACGATAAAAGCGTACCCCGGAACGTCAGATACGTTTAAAGACGATATGAAAGATGCCGTGAGTAAAGTTGAAAAAAGTGATGTCTCACAAGGTATAACCATATCTCAAGGAGGAGAAAACGATGACCAGACGCAATTCTTCATTGAAATTAGCCTTTTATTTGGAGTGGTGCTGCTTCTTATTTATGTGACCATTGCATTTCAATTCAATTCGCTAATACTCCCTCTTTTAGTTCTAGGCACTGTTTACTTGGCCATCTCAGGTGCTATTATTGGACTGTTTGTTACACAAACCCCATTCAGCTTTATGGCGACTATGGGTATCGTGTCATTAGCAGGCATTGTGGTGCGAAATGCTGTTGTTCTGTTCGAATTTATTGAGCAACGGCGTAAGCTTGGGCTTGATCAACATACAGCTGTAATTGAAGCAGGTAGAGCAAGAATGAGACCAATTTTGCTCACCGCATTTACAGCACTTGTAGCATTAATGCCTATAGCTTTAAGTGATGATCCACTTTTTAAGCCGCTTGCAATCTGTATTGTATCAGGCGTCTTTTTCTCTACGGTTCTCACACTGCTCATTGTACCAGCACTTTATGTCACCGTTTCAAAAAGAAGATAA